A genomic region of Glycine max cultivar Williams 82 chromosome 15, Glycine_max_v4.0, whole genome shotgun sequence contains the following coding sequences:
- the LOC100779101 gene encoding uncharacterized protein, which produces MASWKKTIATPFKKACTFFNQQPPRDHKNKSQTAEQENRIMDLHGEVMACGYEDVQVMWSILDKSKSTACNITSS; this is translated from the exons ATGGCCTCATGGAAGAAGACCATCGCCACCCCATTCAAAAAAGCTTGCACTTTCTTTAACCAGCAACCCCCAAGGGACCATAAGAATAAGTCTCAAACAG CAGAGCAAGAGAACCGGATTATGGATCTGCACGGTGAAGTCATGGCATGTGGCTATGAAGATGTTCAAGTTATGTGGTCAATCCTTGATAAGTCAAAATCCACAGCCTGCAATATAACTTCTTCATGA